The Caulifigura coniformis genome includes a region encoding these proteins:
- a CDS encoding MFS transporter, translating into MSQPSQDLGAPAAPNAFRLLWAGFMAIFAAGIGFAIRGGILDNWAREYSLTSTQVGEISGAGFTGFCFGIIIGGIIADRIGYGKLVIAAFLMHIASAGVTFMATPENAYNMLFLGAFIFAIANGTLEAVANPLVATLFPNNRTHYLNILHASWPAGMIIGGACGWVLDDRLELPWKQQFAIFLIPTVIYGLMFLGQRMPKSEAAEKGLKLGDMLKDVGILGGLVVCFLLALFSSSLLTPMLTPANATPEQIASADSMGSNLGYLVGGLLLVAIAFITKFSFGSLLLFVLFVTHAMVGAVELGTDNWIQSITGNILSSSEGKILFVFTSSVMFALRFCAHFIEKKLGLSPVGILLVCAVLACIGLNLTSRVETFGAALLALTVYGIGKTFFWPTMLAVASDRFPRTGAIAISIMGGIGMMSAGLVGAPGLGFLKDKYSAEALAEANKPLYEANKSEKPSRFMRVFEATAIKASSLGDVNNKLDEARKKEVAAGNADPKAALSALSTDERAIFDASIEGDRRTLVTDSLIPATMAAVYLLLMVYFKTLGGYRPLRLEEAQAASTAES; encoded by the coding sequence ATGAGCCAACCCTCCCAAGACCTTGGGGCTCCTGCTGCACCGAACGCGTTTCGGCTCCTCTGGGCCGGCTTTATGGCCATCTTTGCCGCGGGCATCGGCTTCGCCATCCGCGGCGGCATCCTCGACAACTGGGCCCGTGAATACAGCCTGACCTCCACCCAGGTCGGTGAAATCTCGGGTGCCGGATTCACGGGATTCTGCTTCGGAATCATCATCGGCGGCATCATCGCCGACCGCATCGGCTACGGAAAACTCGTCATCGCAGCGTTCCTGATGCACATCGCTTCAGCGGGTGTGACGTTCATGGCGACCCCCGAGAACGCCTACAACATGCTGTTCCTCGGGGCGTTCATCTTCGCCATCGCCAACGGAACGCTCGAAGCCGTCGCCAACCCGCTGGTGGCCACGCTTTTCCCCAATAACCGCACGCACTACCTCAACATTCTCCACGCCAGTTGGCCGGCCGGCATGATCATCGGCGGCGCCTGTGGCTGGGTTCTCGACGACCGCCTCGAGCTTCCCTGGAAGCAGCAGTTCGCGATCTTCCTGATTCCGACCGTCATTTATGGCCTGATGTTCCTCGGCCAGCGGATGCCGAAATCGGAAGCGGCCGAGAAGGGCCTCAAGCTGGGCGACATGCTGAAGGACGTCGGAATTCTCGGCGGCCTCGTCGTCTGCTTCCTCCTGGCGCTGTTCTCGAGCAGCCTGCTGACGCCGATGCTCACGCCTGCCAACGCAACGCCCGAGCAGATCGCCAGCGCCGATTCGATGGGCTCGAACCTTGGTTACCTCGTCGGCGGCCTGCTGCTCGTCGCGATCGCCTTTATCACGAAGTTCTCGTTCGGCTCGCTCCTCCTGTTCGTGCTGTTCGTGACGCATGCCATGGTCGGAGCCGTGGAACTCGGAACCGACAACTGGATCCAGAGCATCACCGGCAACATCCTGTCGTCGAGCGAAGGCAAGATCCTCTTCGTCTTCACGTCGTCCGTGATGTTCGCCCTGAGGTTCTGTGCCCATTTCATTGAGAAGAAGCTCGGCCTGTCCCCGGTCGGCATCCTGCTGGTCTGTGCGGTCCTGGCCTGCATCGGCCTCAACCTCACAAGCCGCGTCGAAACGTTCGGAGCCGCCCTGCTGGCGCTCACGGTGTACGGCATTGGCAAGACGTTCTTCTGGCCGACCATGCTTGCCGTCGCGAGCGATCGCTTCCCCCGGACGGGCGCCATCGCCATCAGCATCATGGGCGGCATCGGCATGATGTCCGCCGGCCTGGTCGGCGCTCCCGGCCTTGGCTTCCTGAAGGACAAGTACTCCGCCGAAGCGCTGGCCGAGGCGAACAAGCCGCTCTATGAGGCGAACAAGTCCGAGAAGCCCAGCCGCTTCATGCGGGTCTTCGAAGCGACCGCCATCAAGGCCTCCAGCCTGGGCGACGTGAACAATAAGCTCGATGAAGCCCGCAAGAAGGAGGTTGCCGCCGGCAACGCTGATCCGAAGGCGGCCCTGTCGGCACTGTCAACGGACGAACGGGCGATCTTCGATGCCAGCATCGAAGGCGACCGCCGGACGCTCGTCACAGACTCGCTGATCCCGGCCACCATGGCTGCCGTCTACCTGCTCCTGATGGTCTACTTCAAGACCCTCGGCGGCTACCGGCCCCTCCGGCTCGAAGAAGCCCAGGCCGCTTCGACCGCCGAAAGCTAA
- a CDS encoding PQQ-binding-like beta-propeller repeat protein yields the protein MTIRPLACALAVLAGFAPALSFAQELPDTRDLERIGLVNGWWARAVVDSKQDELEHIRSDEQVVLVQSRQGLFTAFRADSGRILWSVLLGGPKHRSFPAVMNETEVVVAVGLNMFSLNKSTGETMWELRLPGHPSCTPEIDSNQVYVGTTDGSVYAYSLRTIRELFSKRKLPAYTHMAQVWRYKTPEAINAIVSNGTVVDFTSSRGTLYGVDARERSLRYQIETTGTIRTPMGRNQNALFIPTSDGRMTGLSLDSGRVRWEFTAGTEVLLRPRAIGNSVYVSPTRAGLFCLESESGAEIWRQRAATEFTAASDDRVYAFDTAGKLLVLELATGRVTGSIPMRQFEIHYGNELTDRILVATTEGLVASFHEQGRTLPVFHRNPDRRPLLPDMAPDEAAEGTAEPAPQTN from the coding sequence ATGACCATTCGACCTCTTGCCTGCGCCCTGGCTGTCCTGGCCGGATTCGCTCCCGCGCTGTCTTTCGCGCAGGAACTTCCCGACACCAGGGATCTGGAACGGATCGGCCTGGTGAACGGCTGGTGGGCTCGCGCGGTGGTCGACTCGAAGCAGGACGAGCTGGAGCACATCCGCAGCGATGAGCAGGTCGTGCTCGTCCAGTCTCGCCAGGGGCTGTTCACGGCGTTCCGCGCCGACTCAGGCCGCATCCTGTGGTCGGTTCTGCTGGGCGGCCCGAAGCACCGCTCCTTCCCTGCCGTCATGAACGAGACGGAGGTCGTCGTCGCGGTCGGCCTCAACATGTTCTCGCTCAATAAGTCGACTGGCGAAACGATGTGGGAACTGCGGCTCCCGGGGCATCCCAGCTGCACGCCCGAAATCGATTCCAACCAGGTGTATGTCGGCACGACGGATGGCAGCGTGTACGCCTACAGCCTCCGGACGATCCGGGAGCTGTTCAGCAAGCGAAAGCTGCCCGCCTACACCCATATGGCCCAGGTGTGGCGCTACAAGACCCCGGAAGCCATCAACGCGATCGTTTCGAATGGAACGGTCGTCGATTTTACGAGCAGCCGCGGAACGCTGTATGGCGTGGACGCCCGTGAACGGTCGCTCCGCTATCAGATCGAAACGACGGGCACGATCCGCACTCCCATGGGGCGGAACCAGAATGCTCTGTTCATTCCGACATCGGACGGCCGGATGACGGGCCTGTCGCTCGACAGCGGTCGAGTCCGCTGGGAATTCACGGCTGGCACCGAAGTCCTCCTTCGTCCCCGGGCCATCGGAAACAGCGTCTATGTCTCGCCGACGCGGGCGGGGCTTTTCTGCCTGGAATCCGAGTCGGGCGCGGAGATCTGGCGGCAGCGGGCCGCGACGGAGTTCACGGCAGCCAGCGACGACCGGGTTTACGCCTTCGACACGGCCGGGAAGCTGCTGGTTCTGGAGCTGGCCACAGGACGCGTGACGGGAAGCATCCCGATGCGGCAGTTTGAAATTCACTACGGAAACGAACTGACGGACCGGATTCTGGTGGCCACCACCGAAGGGCTGGTTGCCAGCTTCCATGAACAGGGCCGGACGTTGCCGGTTTTCCATCGGAATCCGGATCGACGCCCGCTGCTTCCGGACATGGCGCCGGACGAGGCTGCCGAAGGAACGGCCGAGCCGGCGCCTCAAACCAATTGA